From the Hevea brasiliensis isolate MT/VB/25A 57/8 chromosome 15, ASM3005281v1, whole genome shotgun sequence genome, one window contains:
- the LOC110657010 gene encoding nuclear transcription factor Y subunit B-2 encodes MADSDNDSGGPHNPSSTSNANELSSPREQDRFLPIANVSRIMKKALPANAKISKDAKETVQECVSEFISFITGEASDKCQREKRKTINGDDLLWAMTTLGFEDYVEPLKVYLQRFREMEGEKTAVARDKDAPGNGGGFAVEGYAVGYQSHVYGTVGGFYNQVGGVGLGKGTGPSYSGPGTTLGRPN; translated from the coding sequence ATGGCAGACTCAGACAATGATTCTGGAGGACCCCATAACCCATCAAGCACCTCCAACGCTAACGAACTTTCTTCCCCAAGAGAACAAGACCGTTTCTTGCCCATAGCCAACGTTAGCAGGATCATGAAAAAGGCACTCCCTGCAAACGCTAAAATCTCCAAAGATGCTAAAGAGACCGTTCAGGAATGCGTCTCTGAATTCATAAGCTTCATTACAGGTGAAGCTTCCGATAAGTgtcagagagagaagaggaagaccaTCAACGGCGATGATCTCCTCTGGGCTATGACCACTTTGGGCTTTGAAGACTACGTCGAGCCTTTGAAGGTTTACTTGCAGAGGTTTAGAGAAATGGAAGGGGAGAAGACTGCAGTTGCGCGTGATAAGGACGCTCCCGGTAATGGCGGTGGGTTTGCTGTCGAGGGTTATGCTGTTGGGTATCAGAGCCACGTGTACGGGACCGTTGGTGGGTTTTATAATCAGGTAGGTGGAGTTGGTTTAGGGAAAGGTACTGGGCCGAGCTATAGTGGTCCAGGTACTACTTTGGGTAGGCCCAATTAG